In the Acidobacteriota bacterium genome, GCGCGCGTCGCGCCGAGTAGGCACGGGAGACGCCCGACGGTCATGAAGAGCCTCGCTGCCATCTGCATCGTCCGCCCCGTGTTCGCCAGCATGCTGATCCTGGCGCTGGTCGTGGTGGGGGCGGCCAGCTGGTTCGGCCTCGGCGTCGACCGTTTTCCGGCCGTGGACCTCCCGACGGTGCGGGTGCGCACGATCCTGCCTGGGGCGTCGCCGGAAGAGATCGAAGTCCAGGTGTCGCAGCGCATCGAAGAGGCCGTGAACACCGTCGAGGGCATCAACGAGCTTCGGTCGGTGTCGGCGGCCGGCATTTCGCTGGTGATTGCGACCTTCGAGCTCGACCGCGACATCGACGCCGCGACGCAGGACGTGCGCGATCGCGTGGCGGCGGTGGTGAGCCGCCTGCCGGTCGACGCCCAGCCGCCGGTCATCGCGAAGGCCGACAACGATCAGGCCCCGGTCGTGACGATCGCGGTGACGGCCAACCGTCCGCTCCGCGAGCTGACCGAACTGGCCGACAAGGTGGTCAAGGTGCAGCTCGAGCGGGCCCGCGGGGTGGGCGAGGTGACGCTCGTGGGCGGCCTCGAGCGGGCGATCAACGTCTGGGTCGAGGCCGACCGTCTCGCGGCCTACCGGCTGCCGATCACGACCGTGCGCAGCGCCCTGGTGCGGCAGAACGCCGACCTGCCCGGCGGCAACGTGACGCAGCAGACGACCGAGCAGACGCTGCGCACGATGGGGCGGCTCACCGACCCCACGGCCTTCAACGACCTGGTGCTGACGCGCATCGACGGGGCGCCGATCCGCGTGCGTGACGTCGGCTTCGCCGAGGACGGCACGAAAGAGCAGCGGTCGCTGTCGCGGCTCGACGGCGTGCCGACGGTGATTCTCGAGGTGCGGCGCCAGTCGGGGGCGAACACGGTGGCCGTCATCGAGGCGGTCAGGGCGAACATGGCACGGGCGCAGGCCCAGCTCCCGCCCGATGTCTCGTTGGAGGTGATCCGCGATCAGTCGCGGTACATCTACAACGCGCTGCACGAGATCAACGTGCACCTCGTGCTGGGCAGCGTGTTCGCGTGCCTCGTCGTGTTCGTCTTCATGCGCAACTGGCGCTCCACGCTGATTGCCGGCGTGGCGATTCCGGCATCGGTCATCGCCACCTTCGGCATGATGCGGGCGCTCGATTTCACGCTCAACAGCGTGACGATGCTGGCGCTCGTGCTGATGGTGGGCATCGTGATCGACGACGCGATCGTGGTGCTCGAGAACATCTTCCGCTTCGTCGAGGAGAAGAAGCTCGAGCCGTTCGCGGCAGCGCGCGAGGCGACCGCCGAGATCGCGCTGCCGGTGATGGCGACGACCTTCAGCCTCGCGGTCATCTTCATCCCGGTGTCGTTCATGTCGAGCGTGTCGGGGCGCTTTCTGTACCAGTTCGGGATCACGGCGGCGGTGGCCATCATGGTCAGCCTCCTCGTGTCGTTCACGCTGACGCCGATGATGAGCGCCCGCCTCCTGAGGGGCGGAGGTGGTGCGCACGGCGGAGGCCAGGCCGCCAGGTCGCGCGCCGGGTTCTACGCCACGATCGACGCCGTCTACACGGGCCTGCTGCAGTGGTCGATGGAACGACGCCCGGTCGTGCTGGGCCTCGCGGCGACCGTCGCGCTCTCCTCGATCCCGCTCTACGGCCTCGTGAGGCAGGAGTACGTGCCGAGCGACGTCGACGAGGCCGAGTTCGAGATGAGCGTGACGGCCCGGGAGGGCACGAGCCTCGCCTCGATGAACCAGGCGCTCGAGGTCGTCGAGCGCGAGGTGCGGACGGTGCCCGGCGTGCGGCTGGTGCTGGCGAGCGTTGGGGGCAGCTTCCTCGGCGCGGTGAACCAGGGCACGTTGTACGTGCGCATCGCGCCCCACGAGGAACGGGTCCTCTCGATCGGGCGTGTCGTCAGGAGCCTGCTGCGCCTCGATCCGCTCGAAGCGTTTCGCGGCAACTACAGCCAGCGTCAGGTCATGCAGGAGATCAGGCGGCGGATGCGCGCGTATCCCGACCTGCGCACGTCGGTACGGAACATCCAGGCGTTCAACCTCGGCGGCGGGCCGTGGGACGTGGACTTCGCCATCCGCGGGCCCGAGCTCGAGCCGCTGGCGGGGTTCGCCGAGGCGCTGCGCCGGCGCGCCCCGGAGCTCGGTCTCGTCGACGCGGACACGACCTTGAAGCTCGACAAGCCGGAGCTGCGCGTCGAGATCGACCGGGCGCGGGCCGCCGACCTCGGCGTCGACACGCAGGACATCGCCGCCGCGCTGCGCCTCATGGTCGGCGGCGACCAGGAAGTGACGCGGTTCCGCGACGCCGCCGTCAACGATGACTACGACGTCCAGCTCAGGCTCGTCGAGGGCGACCGCAACGACCGGGGCACGATCGCGCAGCTCTTCGTGCCGCGCCAGGGCGGCGGCGTCGTGCGCCTCGATAACGTCGTGAGGATCGTCGACGCCGAGAGCCCCTCTCGCATCGATCGACTCGACCGTCAGCGCGTCGTCAACGTCCGCGGTGGCGTCGCGCCGGGGTTCGCGCAGGGCGACCGGGTCGCCACGCTGCGGCAGGAGGTGGCGTCGATGAACCTGCCGCCCGCCTACAGCACCAGCGTGACCGGGAAGAGCCGAGAGCTCGAGCGCACCGCGCAGGAGTTCGTCTGGGCCTTCCTGCTGTCGATCGCCTTCATGTACATGATCCTGGCGGCGCAGTTCGAGAGCACGGTGCACCCGCTCACCATCCTCCTCTCGCTGCCAATCGCCATCCCGTTCGCCCTGCTGTCGCTCTGGGCGACGGGCAACACCCTCAACCTGTATTCGTCGCTCGGCCTGCTCGTGCTCTTCGGCGTCGTGAAGAAGAACGCCATCCTGCAGATCGACCACATGAACAACCTGCGCCGGGCGGGCATGGCCCGCCTCGACGCGATCCTCCAGGCCAACCGCGACCGGTTGCGACCGATCCTCATGACCACGCTGTCGCTCGTCGCCGGCATGACGCCGCTTGCGCTCGGGACGGGCCCGGGCGCCGAGGAGCGGCGGACCATCGCGGTCGTGGTGATTGGCGGGCAGATGCTGTCGCTGCTGCTCACGCTGCTCGTGACGCCGGTGGCCTATTCGACCTTCGACGACATCGGCCGCTCGTTCGCGTGGCGGCGGCTCAGCGCGCGGGCGCGCGCCCTGCTGCCGTGGTGGCGGTCGCCCAGCGCCGGGGAAGCGCGGTCGTAGGCGGCTACCGGAGGTGGCGGCTCACGTCACCCCTCACGCCGCTCAGGTCGGCGGGACGCCGGTCGTCGGGCCACGCGAGGAAGTACTCGAGGACGGGCCGATCGTCGGTGAGGACGGGGCCTTCGCCGACGTACCGCCGAATCTCCTCCGGCCCCGCCACGTACAGCGACAGCAGCGTCTCGAACGAGTCGATGCCCATCGACGTCAGGATCTCGCGGGTCGCCGGATCCTGCATCTTGCCGAGCTCGAACCAGTCGCGACGCAGGGCGAGCGGCCGGCGGCCCGCGACGAAGAGGCTGCCATCGGCCCACATCGTCGCGTCCGGAAACGCCGTGAGGAACGTCCGGACGAGGAGCTTGTACGCCCACTCGGTGTCGGCCGCGAGCCATTGCAGGACGATGCCGTCTTCGGCCAGGGCCCGCTTCACGAGCTCGTAGTACTGGAGCGAGTACAGGTTCGACGACCCGGCGTGCGTCGGAATGATGATGTCGGCGGTGATGATGTCGTACCGGTTGTGCGTGAGCAGCAGGTAGTTGCGCCCGTCGTCGACGCGGAGCCGGACGTTCTGGCGGGCGAGCAGGTCGAAGTTGACGTGGCGGAACCACTCCGAGCCCCGGGCGACGCCTCGCGACAGCTCGACGACGGTGAGGTCGATGCCGGAGAACCGACCGATGGCGCCCGGCGTCGCCCCCCCGCCGAGCCCGATGACGAGCGCCCGCTTCGGGTCGGGGTGAAGCGCGACCGGCAGAAAGCCGATGCGATGGTGCACGTAGGCGCCACCCGGCGTGTCATTGGCCTGGTGCGATCCGTCGAGGTACATGACGCGGCTCGGCGTGGGCTGGCCCATGTTCCGCTCGTGAATCGCCACAGTGGTCTGCACCCCCTCCTCACGCCACAACTGGCGCTCGCCGCGGCGGTGGTACTTCATCACGAAGTCGAACGGGTCGGGCACGAACCACGTGGCGACGCCGAAGGCGGCCACGCCCGCTGCGGCCACCGTCCACCGCCGGCTCGACGGTGCGGCGACGACCAGGGCCAGCCCGCTCGCGAGGACGAGCGCCGAGATCGCGACGAGGCTGGCGCGGCTGCCGAGCCATGGCAGCAGCACGAACCCCGCCGCCACCGACCCGGCGATCGCCCCGCACACGTTGAGCGAGTAGAAGACACCGATGCGCCGGGCCGTGTCGGGATGGCCGGCCGACGCCCCGCCGGCGTACAGCCGCAGGCCCACCGGAAAGGCCGCGCCGAAGAGCAGCGCCGCAGGGAAGATCGCCAGCAGGCTCGCGATGAAGAGCGGCACCACGTAGCGGGCCCCTTCACTGCCGAGCCACGGCAGCGACCAGTCGATCAGCGGGAAGCTGAGCCCCAGGGCGGCGAACGAGAGCACCGCGAGCACCGCGACCCCAACCTCCAGGCCGGCGAGCACGACCACCCAGTCCCAGCGGC is a window encoding:
- a CDS encoding efflux RND transporter permease subunit, whose amino-acid sequence is MKSLAAICIVRPVFASMLILALVVVGAASWFGLGVDRFPAVDLPTVRVRTILPGASPEEIEVQVSQRIEEAVNTVEGINELRSVSAAGISLVIATFELDRDIDAATQDVRDRVAAVVSRLPVDAQPPVIAKADNDQAPVVTIAVTANRPLRELTELADKVVKVQLERARGVGEVTLVGGLERAINVWVEADRLAAYRLPITTVRSALVRQNADLPGGNVTQQTTEQTLRTMGRLTDPTAFNDLVLTRIDGAPIRVRDVGFAEDGTKEQRSLSRLDGVPTVILEVRRQSGANTVAVIEAVRANMARAQAQLPPDVSLEVIRDQSRYIYNALHEINVHLVLGSVFACLVVFVFMRNWRSTLIAGVAIPASVIATFGMMRALDFTLNSVTMLALVLMVGIVIDDAIVVLENIFRFVEEKKLEPFAAAREATAEIALPVMATTFSLAVIFIPVSFMSSVSGRFLYQFGITAAVAIMVSLLVSFTLTPMMSARLLRGGGGAHGGGQAARSRAGFYATIDAVYTGLLQWSMERRPVVLGLAATVALSSIPLYGLVRQEYVPSDVDEAEFEMSVTAREGTSLASMNQALEVVEREVRTVPGVRLVLASVGGSFLGAVNQGTLYVRIAPHEERVLSIGRVVRSLLRLDPLEAFRGNYSQRQVMQEIRRRMRAYPDLRTSVRNIQAFNLGGGPWDVDFAIRGPELEPLAGFAEALRRRAPELGLVDADTTLKLDKPELRVEIDRARAADLGVDTQDIAAALRLMVGGDQEVTRFRDAAVNDDYDVQLRLVEGDRNDRGTIAQLFVPRQGGGVVRLDNVVRIVDAESPSRIDRLDRQRVVNVRGGVAPGFAQGDRVATLRQEVASMNLPPAYSTSVTGKSRELERTAQEFVWAFLLSIAFMYMILAAQFESTVHPLTILLSLPIAIPFALLSLWATGNTLNLYSSLGLLVLFGVVKKNAILQIDHMNNLRRAGMARLDAILQANRDRLRPILMTTLSLVAGMTPLALGTGPGAEERRTIAVVVIGGQMLSLLLTLLVTPVAYSTFDDIGRSFAWRRLSARARALLPWWRSPSAGEARS
- a CDS encoding fused MFS/spermidine synthase — its product is MPSTSNSQTTDSRLVVTLVVLFFLSGVAALVYQVLWLRLLSLVFGVTIYAASTVLAAFMGGLALGSAMAGRVADRLRRPLFWFGVVELLIAVTALATPLALEGVKRAWVLAHPVMPEHVAIVTAFRFLGSAAVLLVPTALMGATLPLVLKSSLTRLDALGSRVGLLYGTNTLGAIVGSLTAGFYLLPHIGVRTSFFIAAALNVAVGLGGLLASRRLAPAVVATTGGAPAERSGGATVADDAPVGQGLRRLVLAVFVISGFASLALEVVWFRVLVIFLRPTAYAFTVMLATVLGGIAIGSYLVTPFMRRRWDWVVVLAGLEVGVAVLAVLSFAALGLSFPLIDWSLPWLGSEGARYVVPLFIASLLAIFPAALLFGAAFPVGLRLYAGGASAGHPDTARRIGVFYSLNVCGAIAGSVAAGFVLLPWLGSRASLVAISALVLASGLALVVAAPSSRRWTVAAAGVAAFGVATWFVPDPFDFVMKYHRRGERQLWREEGVQTTVAIHERNMGQPTPSRVMYLDGSHQANDTPGGAYVHHRIGFLPVALHPDPKRALVIGLGGGATPGAIGRFSGIDLTVVELSRGVARGSEWFRHVNFDLLARQNVRLRVDDGRNYLLLTHNRYDIITADIIIPTHAGSSNLYSLQYYELVKRALAEDGIVLQWLAADTEWAYKLLVRTFLTAFPDATMWADGSLFVAGRRPLALRRDWFELGKMQDPATREILTSMGIDSFETLLSLYVAGPEEIRRYVGEGPVLTDDRPVLEYFLAWPDDRRPADLSGVRGDVSRHLR